CCGAGGGCCTTTCTGCCTCCGAGCGTGCCAATGTCGCCGTCAGCTACGTGGTGGAAAATGCCAGCTCGCCTTGGCCGCTCGCGCTTCAGCGCGAGATCCTGGCCGATGCCACCGCAACGCTGGAGGCAAAAGCCCCGACACCGGCGTTGACGCCTGCCCCCAAGCCCACGCCAGCACCCGCACCGCAGAGATCCGCGATACCGCCGGCAGCCCCGCCCCGGTCTTTGTCCCCGGCCCCAGCTGCCCCTGCGCCCTCGTCCAACCTGATGAATATGTCCAACGAGGTCGTGAAGGCGCTGTCCGAAGTCCTCGACTTCTCCGAGTTGGCACGCGAGACCCGCCCCGAGCAGGAAGCGCAGATCCACGGCGCCATTCGTACCCTCTCGGAAGATCGCAAGATGCACCTGAACGGGCGCGAAGTCGATGATCTGGTCGGTGCGGTTCTCGCAGACATGCTGGGCCTTGGCCCGCTTGAGGCGTTGCTGGCGGATGACCGCGTGACGGACATCATGGTCAACGGCCCCGAGCAGGTCTTTGTCGAGCGTGGTGGAAAGCTGGAAATGACGGGCATCACGTTTCGTGACAACGCGCATGTCTTTGCCATCGCCAGCCGCATCGTCAGCGCAGTCGGGCGCCGCATCGACGAATCCCAGCCAATGGTCGATGCCCGGCTCAAGGATGGAAGCCGCGTCAATGTCGCGGTGCCGCCCCTGGCGATCGACGGACCGACGATCACGATCCGCAAGTTCCCGAAAAACCCGGTCAAGCTGGACGCGCTTGTCGCGGGCGGCACTCTCAGCACCCAGATGGCGGGACTTCTGGCAATGGCCTCGTTCCTGCGTCTCAACATCCTGATTTCGGGCGGAACAGGCTCGGGCAAGACGACGCTAATGAATGCGATGTCGCAATTCATTCCAGCAGGCGAGCGTCTGGTCACCATCGAGGACGCGGCCGAATTGCGCCTGCAACAGCCGCATGTCGTCCGGTTCGAGACGCGCCCGCCGAATGTCGAAGGCACGGGCGAGGTCACAATGCGGACGCTGGTGCGCAATGCCCTGCGGATGCGTCCGGACCGCATCATCATCGGCGAAATTCGCGGCGACGAGGTGCTGGACCTGCTTCAGGCGATGAATACCGGCCATGACGGATCAATGAGCACATTGCACGCCAACTCTCCGCGCGAGGCACTGACCCGCGTCGAAAGCATGGCGGCCCTGGCGGGGTTCGCGCCTGGAAATGGCGTCGTGCGCCGCCAGTTGACCGATGCCGTGCATCTCATCGTGCAGGTCTCGCGCATGCGTGACGGCAAACGGCGGATCACGTCGATCTCTGAAATCGCAGGTCTCGCCGGGGACACCGTCACCTTGCAGGAGCTTTTCACGTACGACACTGACGCAAGCAGCACACGCACCGAGGTAAAGGGCGCGTTCAAGTATTCCGGCTACCGCCCGAAATTCGCCAAGCGGGCGGCAGAATACGGCGTCAGCAATGACCTCGACACGTTGCTGGGAGGTTAAGGCATGCCGATGACGCTCATACTGTTTGTGGTCGGTGCCGTTGTTTTTGCGGGGCTGACCCTGTCGCTTCTGGTTCAGGCAGATCGCCAGCGGCGCCGCCATCAGGCGCGATTGCAGCGGGCACGCGCGGACATTGTGCGCGCCAGTGCCAAGACGCGCCAGAAATCAGCCGCAAAAGGGGGCAAGCACAGCCTTTCCGCGCGGATCGAGCGGCATCTGGAGCAGACCAATCTGAGGACCAGCCTGACCGAGCTTATGGTGCAACTCTCGCTCGGGGCGCTTGGGCTTTATGCCCTGTGTGTGCTGGTGCTGAAACTGCATCCACTCGTTGCGCTGCCCCTCGTCATCGCGCTGCCGGTTCTGGCCGCGATCCTTGTCCTGCGCATTGCCAAGGCCCGGTATCGCGCGGCCTTCACCGCTCAGCTTCCCGAAACGCTCGACGTCTTTGCACGTGGCCTGCGGGCGGGTCGGCCTGTCTCGGACTCACTCGCCATCGTGGTGGAGACGGCCAGCGGCCCGGTCCAGCGTGAATTCGCGCGGTGCCACGATGAGATCTGCATGGGCAAAACCCTTGCCGACAGCCTCGAAAGGCTGGCCAGGAGGGTGCCGACCGCGGAAGTCAGTTTTTTCTCGGTCGCCACATCGCTGCAGGCCGAGACCGGCGGCAACCTGATCGAGACGATGGAGTGCCTGGCGGGCCAGCTGCGCGAGCGGCGCAAACTTCGCAAGAAGGCCCGCGCGCTATCGTCCGAGGCGCGCGCCAGCGCGATGATCCTCGCGTCCCTGCCCTTTGCCGTCGCCCTCGCCCTCGCGATCATGAACGGCGCCTATCTGGAGCCGCTCTATGCCGATCCGCGCGGCCGCGTGATGTCGATCGCGGCAGTGTCCAGCATCGGCCTGGGCGTGTTCATGATGGCAAGAATGGGCAAGCTCGATGTCTGATCAACTGATGCAGAATTTCGTCTGGCTGGCCTTTGGCGGTTTGGTGATGTTCATCCTGGGCCTCGCGGCCTTGCTGCAAACCGAACGGGACCGCACGCGGCTGACATTGCGCCTGTCCCGCGTCAATGGCACCGGCCCGGCGCGCCGGGAAAGCCGCGTGGGCCGTCAAAGCGGCAGCCTTGCCCACGCGGGCGCGCAATTGCGGCGGTTGGTGGCGCGCATGGGCGAGCGTCTGTCGGCGGTGCTGGGAGGCGAGGCACGCGAGACGGCGGATGATCTATCGTCTGCCGGGTTCCGCAGCCGCGATGCCCTGCTGATCTACGCCTTTCTCAAAAGCGTGCTGCCCAGTGCCGCGCTGATCGGTGGTCTGGCCTGGGTTCTGGTGACGACACCCATCGGCGTGGGCATGATTTTCCCGGTCGCCAAAGTGATCGCCGTAGCCCTTGGCATGTCTAAATCCGTGGATTTCGTCGTGGACCGCAAGCGCAAGACGCGCCTTGCCCGGATCCGGCGCGGCTTTCCGGATATGCTGGAATTGCTGGTCATTTCCTCGGAGGCAGGCTTGGGCCCGCAACCCGCGCTGCAGCGTGTCGCGACGGAATTGCAGGCGACCAATCCGGAAATCGCGGGGGAAGTCCTGCAAATGGTGTCCGAAATGCGGATGACCAACGACCGCCGCGCGGCCTATGACAAGATGAACATCCGCGTGCCGCTGCCCGAGATCGGCGTCTTCACGCAGACATTGGACCAGTCCGACACCTATGGCACGCCGTTTTCCCGCGCCATGCGCACCCTGATCGAAGAGCAGCGCGCGAACCGCCTGATGGCGGTCGAGGAAAAGGCCGCACGCCTGCCCGTCATCATGACCCTGCCCCTGATTTTTTGCATCATGCCCGCCGTTTTCGTAGTGCTGGTCGGCCCTGCAGCGCTGAGCGTCTTCGACAACATCCTGAAGGGAGGCTAGCGGCCAATGAAACGCTTGCTGACCTCTTTCAGAGCAAATCAGTCCGGCGCCGTGGCCGTCGAGTTCGTGCTGATCGCCCCGATCCTTTTCGGCCTCTTGTTCGGTATCGTCACGCTTGGCTATTTCATGGGTATCAGCCATTCGGTAACCCAATTGGCAAGCGGGGCAGCACGCTCGTCGGCTGCGGGTCTCGATGCAAACGAGCGCATGTTGCTGGCCGACACCTACCTGTCCGAGGCAAGCGAGCGCTATCCCTTGCTCGTTCAGGACGGGCTGACACCCATTATTGCCTACCAGGGCGCCGATCCTGCCGGGATTACCGTGACTGTGAGCTACGCGGTCGACGGCACGCTGCTGGACATTGCCAATGGATTCCTGGGCCTCGGCATCACCTCGATCGACGGGAGTGCGTATCTTGCCTACTGACCTTCTCGCCCGCTTCGCCAAGGACGACGATGGCGC
This portion of the Roseovarius nanhaiticus genome encodes:
- a CDS encoding TadE/TadG family type IV pilus assembly protein, yielding MKRLLTSFRANQSGAVAVEFVLIAPILFGLLFGIVTLGYFMGISHSVTQLASGAARSSAAGLDANERMLLADTYLSEASERYPLLVQDGLTPIIAYQGADPAGITVTVSYAVDGTLLDIANGFLGLGITSIDGSAYLAY
- a CDS encoding type II secretion system F family protein; its protein translation is MTLILFVVGAVVFAGLTLSLLVQADRQRRRHQARLQRARADIVRASAKTRQKSAAKGGKHSLSARIERHLEQTNLRTSLTELMVQLSLGALGLYALCVLVLKLHPLVALPLVIALPVLAAILVLRIAKARYRAAFTAQLPETLDVFARGLRAGRPVSDSLAIVVETASGPVQREFARCHDEICMGKTLADSLERLARRVPTAEVSFFSVATSLQAETGGNLIETMECLAGQLRERRKLRKKARALSSEARASAMILASLPFAVALALAIMNGAYLEPLYADPRGRVMSIAAVSSIGLGVFMMARMGKLDV
- a CDS encoding type II secretion system F family protein codes for the protein MSDQLMQNFVWLAFGGLVMFILGLAALLQTERDRTRLTLRLSRVNGTGPARRESRVGRQSGSLAHAGAQLRRLVARMGERLSAVLGGEARETADDLSSAGFRSRDALLIYAFLKSVLPSAALIGGLAWVLVTTPIGVGMIFPVAKVIAVALGMSKSVDFVVDRKRKTRLARIRRGFPDMLELLVISSEAGLGPQPALQRVATELQATNPEIAGEVLQMVSEMRMTNDRRAAYDKMNIRVPLPEIGVFTQTLDQSDTYGTPFSRAMRTLIEEQRANRLMAVEEKAARLPVIMTLPLIFCIMPAVFVVLVGPAALSVFDNILKGG
- a CDS encoding CpaF family protein, producing MTMHFPQSLRHDALAQVLKIAKQIDAEGLSASERANVAVSYVVENASSPWPLALQREILADATATLEAKAPTPALTPAPKPTPAPAPQRSAIPPAAPPRSLSPAPAAPAPSSNLMNMSNEVVKALSEVLDFSELARETRPEQEAQIHGAIRTLSEDRKMHLNGREVDDLVGAVLADMLGLGPLEALLADDRVTDIMVNGPEQVFVERGGKLEMTGITFRDNAHVFAIASRIVSAVGRRIDESQPMVDARLKDGSRVNVAVPPLAIDGPTITIRKFPKNPVKLDALVAGGTLSTQMAGLLAMASFLRLNILISGGTGSGKTTLMNAMSQFIPAGERLVTIEDAAELRLQQPHVVRFETRPPNVEGTGEVTMRTLVRNALRMRPDRIIIGEIRGDEVLDLLQAMNTGHDGSMSTLHANSPREALTRVESMAALAGFAPGNGVVRRQLTDAVHLIVQVSRMRDGKRRITSISEIAGLAGDTVTLQELFTYDTDASSTRTEVKGAFKYSGYRPKFAKRAAEYGVSNDLDTLLGG